TGGCGATATCATCGAGGCTTTCGAAACCGTCGAAGAAGCGGCGACGCTGTAGAGAGTTGGGGCGCAGCAGTTGCAGCACGCAGCTGCTGTCGCCATCCCTCGCCAGTGCGGCCTCCACACTGCGGGAACTGCCCGGCAGGCCGCAGCGTGAAAACTGAAGTATGAACTCTTTCGGGGGAAGGAATGTCTGCACAAGACGTTCCTTCCCCCGGTTTTTGACAGGATTATGGCCGCCGAGCGCATGACCGCTGAGCATGTCGAGCTGAAAATGCTGGCATTATCTATCGCCAACAGATACCATTCCCAACAGGCCCATTCTCCGGCCAGTATTCTTGCGCTCTTTTGCGATGTCGGGCCAACTGGCCGAAGCGCTTGGGGCAGAATTCCGGCTTGCATTTCGGGTTTGCGCTGCGCCAAAGAACGGCCCCGCCTGCGGGTCGCCACAGCCCAGGCCGCCAAAATCAACCGGCCCTCCCAAGGGCCGCCAAATACGTATATACCCATGTTCATGGCAGTACTCACGGTGGAATTCAGCCTGCACGGCAACGACAATCTCAAGGCCAAGCGCCGCGTTGCCAACAGCTTGAAGCAGAAAACCCGCAATAAATTTAACGTGGCCATAGCGGAAGCAGGCACAGAAAACAGCCTGAGCAGCCTGCGGCTGGCCGTTGTCTCCATTTCCAACAGTGAAGGACACCTGCGCAGCCGCATGGACAAATGCGCGCTGATGATGGAGGCCGTCTGCCCGGAAGAAATGGTGGAAAGTCAGGTGGAAATATATGCAGCAGACTAATGCCATACCCGGGCCTTACGCCGAGAAGGCCCGTCAGATAGCCGAGGCCCTGAGCCAGATGGACCAGATTGTCGTGGCCGGTCATGTCCACCCCGATGGAGACGCCGCCGGGTCCGTGGCCGCAGTGGGGCACATTCTGCGTGACATGGGCAAGGAATTCATGCTTTACGCCAATCCCAGGCTGCCTGGGTATCTGGATTTTTTCCCCATGCCTGCCGTGGTGCATACCACCCTGGAGCACCCGCCCTTCACCCCCCGGTGCGCGGTCCTGCTCGACTGTGGCGAACCGGAGCGCCTTGGCGCTGAACTGGCCGGGCTTCTGCCCCAGCTCGACAGCGTGAATATTGACCACCACCTTGGCGGCGACGGCATGGGCAGCAGGGATAACTGGGTGGTTACCGAAGCAGCCGCCACGGCCCAGCTTGTGGCCTACGTGTCCCTGGCGGCGGGGCTTCCCCTGACCGGCGATCTATCCCTGGCTGTGGCCTTGGGGCTCATAACAGACACGGGCGGCTTCTGTCACGGCAACACCAGCGGCGACGTGCTTTCGCTGGCCGCGCATCTGGTGAAAAACGGCTGTAACCTGCCCTGGCTGCGGGAGCAATTGGACAATAACTGGAGCCTGGGCCGCTGGCGTCTGTGGGGACTGCTTATGGAAAATTCCCGCGTGGAGTATGACGGGCAGGTGGGCTTCTGCCAGGTGCGGCTGCAAGACCTGAGCCGCTGCCAGGCCCTCAAAGAGGACATGGAAGGCTTTGTGGAGCAGTTGCGCCGCCTGCAGGGCGTCAAGGTCGCGGCCCTGCTGCGCGAAGACAGCCCGCAACTGTGCAAGTTCAGTCTGCGCTCCTACGGCGAACTTGACGTACGCTCCATTGCCGCAGATCTGGATGGTGGCGGGCATTTCAACGCCGCCGGGGGAACCCTGCGCATGCCGCTGGAAAAAGCCGGGCAAGTTTTGCTGAACCGCATCGGTCTCTATCTTGGCAATTTGAAAAACACGGCCAGATAGCGCACACAGCGCCGCACACTGTGATCCACCCACCAAAAGAAGCCCCACAGCGCACAGGGATAAAATACCCTGCCGTTGCTGGCCATATCTTTTGACTTATAACAGAGCAGAGGATATGGTTGCCACTTGCGTATGGTTAATAAAGATACACTAGCACAGTTCTGCCGTAGTCAGGGCCAGCCGGAATCGCCGTCCCGCACGCCGGAGCGCGACTCCGGTTCCGGGTCAGGCACTGCCGTCACTTCCGCAACCCTGCGGGACGGCAAGGCATATGCTCTGCCCCAGCAACACGGCGTCCTTGTGCTCAACAAGCCCTCCGGGCCCACCTCGGCCCGCTGCCTCACAGCCATCAAAAGGCTTGGGCAGAAAAAAATCGGCCACGCCGGCACGCTGGACCCTTTGGCTTCCGGCGTGCTGCTGGTATTGTTGGGGCAGGCCACCAAGCTTTCCGGGCACCTTCTGTCCGGGGGCGGCAAGGTGTATAGCGGCGTGTTGCGCCTTGGGCAAACCACGGATACCTGGGATATCGAAGGCCAGGTACTTGAAGAAACCCCCTGGCAGCATATCGGCGTAGAAGACGTCAGACGCGAAGTGGCGTCCTGGCTTGATCTGACGGAACAAGCCGTTCCGTCCTATTCTGCCGCAAAACACGAGGGCCAGCCCCTGTACAAGCTGGCCCGCAAGGGGCTTGAAGCCCCGCAGAAGATCAAACGCATGAAAATTTCACAGGCGGACGTGCTTGAAACAAGCCTGCCGTTTGTGAGCTTTCGGGTCGCATGCAGTTCCGGCACCTATATACGCTCCCTGGCCCACAGCTTGGGGATGCGACTTGGTTGCGGAGCCGTGCTCACGGAACTGACCCGGGAGTATAGTCACCCCTTCGGCCTCGATGTGGCCCGCGATCCGGCGGACTTCACGGCTGATCCCACCCTGTTGCCTGGCTGCGTCATCCCTGTGGAGGATGCGCTGCCGCACTGGCCCAGGGTGGATCTGACGCTGGAAGAAGCCGCCCGCGTGCGCAACGGCATCGCGGTGCCCTGCCGGACGCCACAAGCTGACTCCGGCGACGGCGAAGACCTCGCGTTTTTGATGGAACAGGGCCAGGCCCTGGCTCTGGCCAAACGCGAAGCAACAGCCGCCGGGCCCTGCTGGGCCGTGTTGCGGGGACTTTGGAACTAAGGGCCTTCTCGCCCGTAACAGCCTTACTCAAGGAGAACTGCTGTGGTAATGGATGTAACTCAGAAGAAAGCGGTCATTGACGCCCACGCCAAACATGAAGGCGACACCGGCTCCCCGGAAGTGCAGGTTGCCCTGCTTACTGCCCGTATTGAAGACCTCACCGGTCACTTCAAAGAGCACAAGAAGGACTTTCACTCCCGCACGGGCCTGCTGAAGCTTGTTGGCCGTCGCCGCAATATTCTGAACTACCTGAAGAAGACCGACATTCAGCGCTACCGCGCGCTGATTGAGAAGCTTGGCCTGCGCAAGTAAGGTTTTTGGCTGCAAGGGGGAAGCCTGAGGCTTCCCCCTTGCAACTTAGAGCAGCTTGCCTTTGAAACGCTCTGCTTTTCAAAGTGTCATTTGAAGCTGCGCTTACGCTTTCGCAACGGGCGACTGCCCGCGCACTCGCCAGAGCACTTTCAAGGTGAAAATGCTCTGCTGCACGCAAACTGCCCCCATGGGGCGCAACGCCAGAAGGGGGGTCCGGGAAAATCAGGCAGGGACACGCCACTTTGCCCGCTTTTGCCGGAATCCCCTTCGCCCATGCAAAGGATTTTACATGTTACAAGATATTTTCAATCCCACCCGCCTCACCTGCCAGGTCGGCGGCAAGGAAGTTATTCTGGAAACCGGCCGTATGGCCAATCAGGCCCACGGTGAAGTCTGGATCCAGTGCGGCGGCACCGTGGTGCTCGTCACCGTCTGCTCACAGCCGTTGGAGTTCGACAAGGGCTTCTTTCCCCTTACCGTTGAATACTCCGAAAAAATGTACGCCGCCGGACGCATCCCCGGCAGCTTCTTCCGCCGCGAAATCGGCCGTCCGTCCGAGCGTGAGACCCTGGTTGCGCGCCTCATCGACAGGCCCATTCGCCCGCTGTTCCCCAAGGGCCTGAACGAAGACGTGCAGGTGCTTGCCAGCGTCATTTCCGCTGACCAGGAAAACGAGTCCGACGTGCTGGCGCTTACCGGCGCTTCGGCGGCCATCATGCTGTCTCCCCTGCCCTTTGAAGGCCCGGTGGCCGGTGGCCGCATCGGTCGCGTCAACGGTCAGTTCGTGCTTAACCCCACCTTCGAGCAGCAGGCCCTCAGCGATTTCAATATCGTTTTCGCCGCTTCCGGCGACGCCCTCACCATGGTGGAAGGCGACGCCCAGTTTGTGCCCGAAGACGTGATCATTGACGCCCTGGAATGGGGCCGCCAGCAGATCCTCCCCCTGGTGGAAATCCAGCACAAGCTGCGCGAGCTTTGCGGCAAGCCCAAGATGGCCTTTACCCCGCATGAAGACGACGCGGCCCTGGTGGCCCTCGTGCATGAGCTGGCCCTTGCCAACGGCATGGAACAAGCCCTGCGCGTGCCGGAAAAAATGCCCCGCAAGGACGCTCGCAAAGAAGTGAAAACCAAGGTGATGGAGGCCCTCAAAGCCGACGCCACCTGGGCTGAAAACGAAGCCGCCCTCAAGTCTGTGGGCGACATTCTGGCTGGCCTTGAAAAGAAGTTGGTGCGCGCCCGCATTGTCAACGAAGGCACGCGCATTGACGGCCGCGACACCACCACGGTGCGCCCCATTCAGATCCAGACCGGCCTTTTGCCCCGCGCTCACGGTTCCGCCCTGTTCCGCCGTGGCGAAACCAAGTCCCTGGTGGTAGCCACCCTCGGCTCCTCCACTGATGAGCAGCGCATGGACTCCCTCACCGGCGACGTCACCAAGCGCTTCATGCTGCACTACAACTTCCCGCCCTTCTCCGTGGGCGAAGTGAAGCCCGTGCGCGTGTCCCGCCGCGAAATCGGCCACGGCGCTCTGGCTGAAAAGTCCCTGCGTCCCGTGCTGCCCACTGCGACGGACTTTCCCTTCACCCTGCGCGTGGTGTCCGAAACGATGGAATCCAACGGTTCCTCGTCAATGGCCGCCGTCTGCGGCGGTTCGCTCTCCCTCATGGACGCGGGCGTGCCCGTGACCGCCCCCGTGGCCGGTGTGGCCATGGGCCTCATCAAGGAAGGCGACAAGTTCATCGTGCTCACCGACATTCTCGGTGACGAAGACGCCCTGGGCGATATGGACTTCAAGATCGCCGGTACTGCCGATGGCATCACCGGCGTGCAGATGGACATCAAGATCACGGGCCTGACCACGGAAATCATGCGCGCCGCCATGCAGCAGGCCCGTCAGGGCCGCCTGCACATCCTGGAAGAAATGGCCAACGCCATCGCTTCGCCGCGCAAGGAACTTTCGCGCTATGCCCCGCAGCATGCCGAAGTTTTTGTGAACCCCGACATCATTCGCCTCATCATCGGCCCCGGCGGCAAGAACATCAAGGCCATCACCGCGGCCACCGGCGCTTCCGTGGACATAGAGGATTCGGGCCGCGTGTCCATCTTCGCCCCCACGGCCGAGTCCCTTGAAAAGGCCCGCGAAATGGTTTCCTACTATGACCAGCGCCCCGACATTGGCAAGAACTACACTGCCAAGGTGCGCAAAATCATGGAAATTGGCGCCATCGTTGAAGTTCTGCCCAACGTGGAAGCCCTTGTGCACGTTTCGCAGCTGGACATTAACCGCGTGGAACAGCCCGGCGACGTGGCGCGCCTTGGCGAAGACATGGTGGTCAAGGTCATTGAAATCAATGGCGACCGCATCCGCGCCAGCCGCAAGGCCGTGCTGCTGGAAGAACAGGGCCATCCCTGGAATCCCGAAGAAACCGCCCGCCCGCCCCGCTCTGACCGTGGCGACCGCGACCGTGGCGGCGACAGGGGCCGTGGCGACCGCGACCGTGGTGGTCGTGGCGACCGTGGCGGC
This DNA window, taken from Desulfovibrio sp. 86, encodes the following:
- a CDS encoding DUF503 domain-containing protein codes for the protein MFMAVLTVEFSLHGNDNLKAKRRVANSLKQKTRNKFNVAIAEAGTENSLSSLRLAVVSISNSEGHLRSRMDKCALMMEAVCPEEMVESQVEIYAAD
- a CDS encoding DHH family phosphoesterase; this encodes MQQTNAIPGPYAEKARQIAEALSQMDQIVVAGHVHPDGDAAGSVAAVGHILRDMGKEFMLYANPRLPGYLDFFPMPAVVHTTLEHPPFTPRCAVLLDCGEPERLGAELAGLLPQLDSVNIDHHLGGDGMGSRDNWVVTEAAATAQLVAYVSLAAGLPLTGDLSLAVALGLITDTGGFCHGNTSGDVLSLAAHLVKNGCNLPWLREQLDNNWSLGRWRLWGLLMENSRVEYDGQVGFCQVRLQDLSRCQALKEDMEGFVEQLRRLQGVKVAALLREDSPQLCKFSLRSYGELDVRSIAADLDGGGHFNAAGGTLRMPLEKAGQVLLNRIGLYLGNLKNTAR
- the truB gene encoding tRNA pseudouridine(55) synthase TruB; this encodes MPQQHGVLVLNKPSGPTSARCLTAIKRLGQKKIGHAGTLDPLASGVLLVLLGQATKLSGHLLSGGGKVYSGVLRLGQTTDTWDIEGQVLEETPWQHIGVEDVRREVASWLDLTEQAVPSYSAAKHEGQPLYKLARKGLEAPQKIKRMKISQADVLETSLPFVSFRVACSSGTYIRSLAHSLGMRLGCGAVLTELTREYSHPFGLDVARDPADFTADPTLLPGCVIPVEDALPHWPRVDLTLEEAARVRNGIAVPCRTPQADSGDGEDLAFLMEQGQALALAKREATAAGPCWAVLRGLWN
- the rpsO gene encoding 30S ribosomal protein S15, whose amino-acid sequence is MDVTQKKAVIDAHAKHEGDTGSPEVQVALLTARIEDLTGHFKEHKKDFHSRTGLLKLVGRRRNILNYLKKTDIQRYRALIEKLGLRK
- the pnp gene encoding polyribonucleotide nucleotidyltransferase, which produces MLQDIFNPTRLTCQVGGKEVILETGRMANQAHGEVWIQCGGTVVLVTVCSQPLEFDKGFFPLTVEYSEKMYAAGRIPGSFFRREIGRPSERETLVARLIDRPIRPLFPKGLNEDVQVLASVISADQENESDVLALTGASAAIMLSPLPFEGPVAGGRIGRVNGQFVLNPTFEQQALSDFNIVFAASGDALTMVEGDAQFVPEDVIIDALEWGRQQILPLVEIQHKLRELCGKPKMAFTPHEDDAALVALVHELALANGMEQALRVPEKMPRKDARKEVKTKVMEALKADATWAENEAALKSVGDILAGLEKKLVRARIVNEGTRIDGRDTTTVRPIQIQTGLLPRAHGSALFRRGETKSLVVATLGSSTDEQRMDSLTGDVTKRFMLHYNFPPFSVGEVKPVRVSRREIGHGALAEKSLRPVLPTATDFPFTLRVVSETMESNGSSSMAAVCGGSLSLMDAGVPVTAPVAGVAMGLIKEGDKFIVLTDILGDEDALGDMDFKIAGTADGITGVQMDIKITGLTTEIMRAAMQQARQGRLHILEEMANAIASPRKELSRYAPQHAEVFVNPDIIRLIIGPGGKNIKAITAATGASVDIEDSGRVSIFAPTAESLEKAREMVSYYDQRPDIGKNYTAKVRKIMEIGAIVEVLPNVEALVHVSQLDINRVEQPGDVARLGEDMVVKVIEINGDRIRASRKAVLLEEQGHPWNPEETARPPRSDRGDRDRGGDRGRGDRDRGGRGDRGGRGDRR